The proteins below come from a single Metarhizium brunneum chromosome 1, complete sequence genomic window:
- the pdh3 gene encoding Pyranose dehydrogenase 3 — MATVSNGNEYDFIVVGGGTAGNAVAGRLAENPKVRVLVVEAGAPNPDQLEAITTPSQAFGLRGSKHDWAYKSTMIKRDDYERIEKPNTRGKVLGGSSCANYFTWIPGSRATFDDWQEFGGQGWNWDNCVDYLRKCATYHDDEKLYPAELKKIGTGGPINIAHADLVPEMQPFRDALTTAWVSKGERLTEDIYEGEMRGLTHCCDTIYDGQRQGSFLYLKNKPNVTIVYGVRSKELIVDPSTNTCVGVTIVSEAAATEISVYASREVILSQGVFETPKLLMLSGVGPSAELSRHGITTKVNSPHVGQHLLDHPIVPFVLKIKDGYGLDDYILRKGPLNDQAVASYKRDKTGPIGSGLLELVGFPRIDERLNKHESYREAKAANGGLDPFGPAGQPHFELDFVGMFSTAFQWHYPVPEEGSYMTVIVDLLRPLSEGEVTLNSPSALVQPNINLNFFANDLDILAMREGVRWTYDLLTTGEGFKDIVVSEYPWKMPLHSDEEMKRAVLDRSQTGFHPCGTARLSKSIHQGVVDPELRVHGVKNLRIADASVIPVIPDCRIQNSVYMIGERAADMIKAAHKDLYEAQNIPYFVQSRL; from the exons ATGGCAACAGTTTCCAATGGCAACGAATACGAtttcatcgtcgtcggcggcggcactgCTGGTAATGCGGTAGCCGGCCGTCTCGCCGAAAACCCAAAGGTCCGCGTCCTCGTTGTAGAAGCCGGCGCTCCCAACCCCGATCAACTTGAAGCCATCACCACTCCCTCACAGGCCTTTGGACTCCGAGGGAGCAAACACGACTGGGCTTACAAGTCAACCATGATCAAACGCGATGATTATGAGCGAATCGAAAAGCCCAACACCCGTGGCAAGGTGCTTGGTGGAAGCTCCTGCGCTAACTATTTCACTTGGATCCCCGGGTCTCGCGCAACGTTTGACGACTGGCAGGAGTTTGGTGGCCAGGGGTGGAACTGGGACAACTGCGTAGATTACCTGCGCAAGTGTGCCACGTACCACGATGACGAGAAGCTGTATCCGGCTGAACTAAAGAAGATTGGCACCGGCGGCCCCATTAATATTGCCCATGCCGATCTGGTCCCGGAGATGCAGCCTTTCCGCGATGCCCTCACCACAGCCTGGGTCTCCAAGGGGGAGCGCCTTACCGAAGACATTTATGAGGGTGAGATGCGGGGCCTTACTCACTGCTGTGACACCATTTACGACGGCCAGCGCCAAGGAAGTTTCTTGTATCTCAAAAACAAGCCCAACGTCACCATTGTCTATGGGGTTCGCTCCAAGGAGCTCATCGTCGACCCGTCAACAAACACCTGTGTCGGAGTGACCATCGTCAGCGAAGCCGCAGCCACTGAGATAAGTGTCTACGCCAGCCGGGAAGTCATTCTATCCCAGGGAGTGTTTGAAACCCCAAAGCTTCTTATGCTTAGTGGAGTTGGTCCATCGGCCGAGCTgtctcgccatggcatcacTACCAAGGTCAACTCCCCTCATGTCGGCCAGCACCTTCTCGACCACCCTATTGTTCCGTTTGTCCTTAAGATCAAAGATGGCTATGGGCTCGATGATTATATTCTCCGAAAGGGACCTCTTAATGACCAGGCCGTGGCTTCTTATAAGCGTGACAAGACCGGCCCTATCGGCTCTGGGCTGCTGGAACTCGTTGGCTTCCCTCGTATTGATGAGCGGCTAAACAAGCACGAAAGCTACCGCGAGGCAAAGGCTGCCAACGGAGGCCTCGACCCCTTTGGGCCTGCTGGGCAGCCTCACTTCGAGCTCGACTTTGTTGGCATGTTTAGCACTGCCTTTCAGTGGCATTACCCCGTCCCAGAGGAGGGCAGCTACATGACTGTCATTGTTGACCTTTTGCGCCCGCTTTCCGAGGGTGAGGTCACCTTGAACAGCCCGAGCGCCCTTGTCCAGCCGAACATCAATCTCAACTTCTTCGCTAATGACCTGGATATCCTGGCTATGCGCGAGGGCGTGCGCTGGACTTATGATCTCTTGACCACGGGAGAAGGGTTCAAGGACATTGTTGTCTCAGAGTATCCATGGAAGATGCCTCTTCATTCTgatgaggagatgaagagagCCGTCTTGGACAGGAGTCAGACTGGGTTCC ATCCCTGCGGAACTGCCCGTCTGTCAAAGAGCATCCACCAGGGTGTAGTCGACCCCGAGCTCCGCGTACATGGCGTCAAGAACCTGCGCATCGCTGATGCCTCCGTGATTCCCGTTATTCCTGATTGCCGCATCCAGAATTCGGTCTACATGATCGGCGAGAGA GCTGCCGATATGATCAAGGCCGCACACAAAGATTTGTATGAGGCACAGAACATCCCCTACTTTGTCCAAAGCAGACTGTAG
- the egt-2 gene encoding Hercynylcysteine sulfoxide lyase → MPTQHVKPGTEEHLGDVANALLKARKVVVVTGAGISTNSGIPDFRSENGLYSLIQAQFDAASRQARQDEHDDHDEHEEAADNARPTKRRKTSMDAINEPDWITVKVGPDDCQDALQDGPSLPQHTDRPELLEDSAVTAATAATQIVVGTKFRTPQSKTETRSSPDLNSSPPSSPSAEFMISPSTVRSHTHRRLTDAALPLSSSPLSSPPPVLFDPFDTVSPSEASSGRRSSTSLSEVDETDSPPNSLPSSQNSAGSRSALPNMKGKDLFDANIWSDPIRTSVFYTFATSLRQKIRHAEPTTSHRFISHLRDRGKLVRCYTQNIDQIEEKVGLSTRLQDGPGSRGRFSRRSTANMTQLNKMVEEAKSASSDKLASETSSLSDAPADSSEQSQPSSSDENNIPATDREPRSDNQANAIPKVRRELPRSGVECVFLHGSLDLLRCFLCGKVCSWDHDNRESETLSGQQPECPHCVGATAARQERGKRALGVGKLRPDIVLYGEEHPSSHLISPIITHDLSLYPDMLLILGTSLRVHGLKVMVREFAKAVHCKGGKVVFVNFTKPPDSIWGDIIDYWVQWDCDAWVTDLQARIPKLWQELEPARPRRKRESSGTSEDSAKEEKKKPPPANPVALRDTKVTGAYWTFKVLSELHRITGNLQPENVPARRASLPAGITAAGIVAEVFPHAPTNKVQKETKARQKGSRKSAPGALEKGQRRSSTLNPNHGRSRKKAQAMVSSQVPDHVPEPTTSPALTSVEPCSTNSILSSVKENARVRKRKKVDGEEIPAPKVGRRRGGSSRHKAKKDDLKLPPLQPLGTNRPALLYGKPQPLEPKSPPSGPLTSLSPNLRSAKTFQRHNAFFLDELLVGLHSAPHGHPFQNYSENVPPTQAGTKEEANAAFALAGLRTSPVMARTMPRKQIEVTAPIYRRVLAALIFNALHTCDYKRLFRSQTTVVMGHQDVLALRAKSAESPRPFGSEWKREFPFDPEWHNLNHGSFGTYPKHIRDRLRAYQDQAEARPDPFIFYEQPKRIDAAREELARLVHAPLDTVVFVGNATDGVNTVLRNLAWAEDGKDVILSFSTIYEACGKAADYLAEYFEGKLEHRGIAITYPLEDEEIIRAFRTTVKEIQDEGKRAKVCIFDVVSSRPGVAFPWMDMVKACKELGIISLVDGAQGIGMVHLDLTAADPDFFVSNCHKWLHVPRGCAVFYAPIRNQHLLRTTLATSHGFIPKLVQRTTPMPPSAKSAYVNNFEFVGTKDNGPYMCVKDAIEWRRDVCGGEDKIVSYLWDLNKKGIKLVADALGTTYLDNSKGTMTNCAMGNVSLPVWVGERGEGAKETDIVVPEEDRDTVFQWITETLVRDYRTFMLRFIMGNRYWIRISAQIYLDLADYEFAAKALGDICERIGKREYLK, encoded by the exons ATGCCAACGCAGCACGTGAAACCGGGAACTGAGGAGCACCTAGGAGATGTTGCGAATGCTTTGTTGAAAGCGCGGAAAGTGGTAGTTGTGACTGGTGCTGGTATCAGTACCAACTCTGGTATTCCT GACTTTCGATCAGAGAATGGGTTATACTCTCTGATCCAGGCACAATTTGATGCTGCTTCTCGGCAGGCACGACAAGACGAGCATGATGACCATGATGAACACGAGGAAGCCGCAGATAATGCACGTCCCAcgaaaagaaggaaaacaTCGATGGATGCCATAAACGAGCCTGACTGGATAACTGTCAAAGTTGGCCCAGATGACTGTCAAGACGCGCTTCAGGATGGACCATCTTTGCCTCAACATACAGATCGTCCGGAACTGTTGGAGGACAGTGCTGTCACTGCTGCTACAGCTGCCACACAAATTGTGGTTGGGACAAAGTTCAGAACACCGCAATCAAAGACGGAAACTCGCTCTTCGCCAGATTTGAATAGTTCgcctccatcatctccctcaGCTGAATTCATGATTTCGCCATCCACGGTTCGATCACATACTCATAGGCGTTTGACAGATGCAGCCCTTCCCTTGAGCTCATCGCCGCTTTCGTCGCCTCCCCCTGTTCTCTTTGACCCATTTGACACAGTTTCGCCGTCAGAGGCGAGCTCCGGGCGACGGAGTAGTACATCGCTCTCTGAGGTTGATGAAACAGACTCTCCACCAAATTCACTTCCTTCATCCCAGAATTCCGCTGGGAGCAGAAGCGCACTACCTAATATGAAGGGCAAGGATCTTTTTGACGCCAATATCTGGTCGGACCCGATAAGAACTTCTGTCTTCTATACATTTGCAACATCTTTACGGCAAAAGATCAGACACGCCGAACCAACAACATCGCATCGATTTATCAGCCACTTGCGTGATCGGGGAAAGTTGGTGAGGTGCTACACCCAAAATATCGATCAAATAGAGGAGAAAGTCGGACTATCGACACGATTACAAGATGGCCCAGGCAGTCGTGGGCGATTTTCGCGACGATCAACGGCAAACATGACGCAACTAAATAAAATGGTCGAAGAGGCCAAGTCAGCATCCTCAGATAAACTGGCATCTGAGACTTCAAGCCTGTCAGATGCTCCTGCAGATTCAAGCGAGCAGTCACAACCCTCGTCATCAGATGAGAACAACATCCCTGCTACCGATAGGGAACCACGATCAGATAACCAGGCCAATGCAATTCCGAAAGTTCGAAGGGAGTTGCCTCGCTCCGGAGTTGAATGTGTATTTCTGCACGGATCCCTGGACCTCCTTAGATGTTTTCTTTGTGGCAAAGTCTGCTCTTGGGACCATGACAATCGCGAGTCTGAAACACTTTCAGGCCAGCAACCAGAGTGCCCTCACTGCGTTGGAGCCACGGCGGCGCGACAGGAGAGGGGCAAGCGTGCCTTGGGCGTTGGCAAACTACGTCCTGATATTGTGCTCTATGGCGAAGAACATCCTAGCTCACACCTAATTAGCCCAATCATCACCCATGACTTGAGCTTGTATCCAGACATGCTGCTCATTTTAGGCACAAGCCTTAGAGTCCATGGCCTGAAGGTCATGGTAAGGGAGTTTGCCAAAGCAGTTCACtgcaaaggcggcaaagTTGTCTTTGTAAACTTTACTAAGCCTCCTGATAGCATCTGGGGAGATATTATCGACTACTGGGTACAGTGGGATTGTGATGCCTGGGTCACTGATTTGCAGGCCAGGATACCGAAACTTTGGCAAGAGCTAGAACCTGCAAGACCCAGAAGGAAGCGAGAATCCAGCGGAACATCTGAGGACAGCgcaaaggaagagaaaaagaagccacCGCCCGCCAACCCGGTGGCTTTACGCGACACCAAAGTCACCGGCGCGTACTGGACATTCAAAGTCCTTAGTGAGCTGCACCGAATAACGGGCAACTTGCAGCCGGAGAATGTGCCAGCCCGTCGAGCCTCTCTACCCGCAGGTATCACAGCAGCGGGTATTGTAGCTGAAGTATTTCCCCATGCTCCGACAAACAAGGTGCAGAAAGAAACCAAGGCTAGGCAGAAAGGGTCGCGAAAGTCGGCTCCAGGGGCACTGGAGAAGGGTCAGAGACGATCATCGACACTCAACCCCAACCACGGTAGATCACGCAAGAAGGCGCAGGCAATGGTGTCAAGCCAGGTGCCTGACCATGTGCCCGAACCCACGACGTCTCCGGCACTCACTTCTGTCGAGCCATGCAGTACTAATTCTATATTGAGTTCAGTTAAGGAAAATGCTAGAGTcaggaagagaaagaaggtGGATGGGGAAGAAATTCCCGCGCCCAAGGTTGGCAGAAGGCGAGGTGGGAGTTCAAGGCATAAGGCCAAGAAAGATGACCTGAAGCTGCCTCCTTTACAGCCACTGGGAACGAATCGGCCAGCTTTGCTCTACGGCAAACCACAACCATTGGAACCAAAGAGCCCGCCGTCCGGACCCTTGACGTCGCTGTCGCCAAATTTGCGAAGTGCCAAGACATTCCAAAGACACAACGCCTTCTTCCTGGACGAGTTACTCGTGGGATTGCACAGTGCACCACATGGTCATCCATTTCAAAACTACAGCGAAAATGTGCCTCCAACTCAGGCgggaacaaaagaagaagcgaATGCAGCTTTCGCATTGGCTGGTTTACGGACCAGCCCAGTTATGGCGAGAACGATGCCACGAAAACAAATAGAA GTCACCGCTCCTATATATCGTCGTGTGCTCGCCGCCCTTATTTTCAACGCTTTGCATACCTGTGATTACAAGCGCTTGTTTCGCAGCCAGACTACTGTCGTCATGGGCCATCAAGATGTTCTCGCTTTGAGAGCCAAGTCAGCCGAGAGCCCGAGGCCGTTTGGATCAGAGTGGAAGAGGGAGTTCCCCTTTGACCCAGAGTGGCACAACTTGAACCACG GATCGTTTGGCACATATCCTAAACATATCCGCGATAGACTTCGTGCGTACCAGGACCAGGCAGAGGCTCGTCCGGACCCATTCATCTTCTACGAGCAGCCCAAACGCATCGATGCTGCGCGTGAAGAGCTTGCCAGACTAGTCCATGCCCCCCTCGACACGGTTGTTTTCGTGGGCAATGCCACAGACGGCGTAAACACCGTCCTTCGTAACTTGGCCTGGGCCGAGGACGGAAAGGACGTCATCCTCAGCTTTTCTACCATCTACGAAGCATGTGGCAAGGCGGCTGACTACCTGGCCGAGTATTTTGAGGGAAAGCTTGAGCATCGGGGTATTGCCATTACATATCCGCTCGAGGACGAAGAGATTATCCGCGCTTTCCGAACCACAGTCAAGGAGATTCAAGACGAGGGCAAACGCGCCAAGGTCTGCATCTTTGACGTGGTCTCGTCCCGGCCCGGTGTTGCCTTCCCTTGGATGGACATGGTCAAGGCGTGCAAGGAGCtcggcatcatcagcctCGTTGACGGAGCCCAGGGCATCGGCATGGTGCATCTGGACCTCACGGCCGCCGACCCCGACTTCTTTGTGTCCAACTGCCACAAGTGGCTGCACGTCCCTCGAGGCTGCGCCGTCTTCTACGCGCCCATCAGGAACCAGCATCTCCTGCGGACGACGCTCGCCACCAGCCACGGCTTCATCCCGAAGCTGGTGCAGCGCACCACACCCATGCCGCCGAGCGCAAAAAGCGCCTACGTCAACAACTTTGAGTTTGTGGGCACCAAGGACAACGGGCCGTACATGTGTGTCAAGGACGCCATCGAATGGCGCCGAGATgtctgcggcggcgaggacaagatCGTCTCGTACCTGTGGGACTTGAACAAGAAGGGCATCAAGCTCGTGGCCGACGCGCTGGGCACCACGTACCTCGACAACAGCAAGGGCACCATGACAAACTGCGCCATGGGCAATGTCTCGTTGCCGGTATGGGTGGGCGAGAGAGGCGAGGGGGCCAAGGAGACGGATATCGTGGTGCCCGAGGAGGACAGGGACACGGTGTTCCAGTGGATCACAGAGACGCTGGTGAGGGACTACAGGACGTTTATGTTGCGGTTTATCATGGGAAATCGGTACTGGATCCGCATTAGTGCGCAGATCTACTTGGATCTAGCGGATTATGAGTTTGCCGCCAAGGCTCTGGGGGACATTTGCGAGAGGATCGGCAAGAGGGAGTACCTGAAGTGA